From a region of the Streptomyces venezuelae genome:
- a CDS encoding ribonuclease E/G: protein MPNNENDITSAGSADSGSPSDNLPPRRRRRAASRPAGPPGGVVADTAPVTEAAPAAPAEEAAPAAGPARPRRRATRAVAAPATPAAEAVVEVPAAEPKAEPKSAEPAPVAEEPAAPAPRTRRRATRAVAAPEAPAAEVPAAEAPAPVAEEAPAAPAPRARRRATRAVAAPAAEAAAVVEAPAVEAPAPVVEEAPAAPAPRARRRATRAVAAPAAEAAAVVEAPAAEAPAPVVEAAPVAEEAPAAPAPRARRRATRAVAAPAAEAAAVAEAPAAEPAPVAEEAPKATRAVTVADAVDSPKRGGRRRATRSAAPAAAAPQPADRPAESVEPAAPARARRAARPAVAVFQAPVFAEPMFQTPETAAMAAAAARAAAPAEEVEEEEETELVEAEVTTAPVAQPAGRRRRRGRGAAESAPAAESAPVSLPEVLAEEEPAAEAAELEEESGEFEEGDESGERPSRRRRRGGRRRRRGEAADLDESAEDEAEAPEQDTAERDAEEEEDEEADEALGSSSSRRRRRRRRRSGEGPAESAEAGDEDGVRTVVKVREPRPAREKAESSDEVQSIKGSTRLEAKKQRRREGREQGRRRVPIITEAEFLARREAVERVMVVRQSGERTQIGVLEDNVLVEHYVNKEEATSYVGNVYLGKVQNVLPSMEAAFIDIGKGRNAVLYAGEVNFEALGMANGPRRIESALKSGQSVLVQVTKDPIGHKGARLTSQVSLPGRYLVYVPEGSMTGISRKLPDTERARLKTILKKIVPEDAGVIVRTAAEGASEDELRRDVERLQAQWEDIQKKSKQISTSSPSLLYGEPDMTVRVVRDIFNEDFSKVIVSGDGAWETIHGYVNHVAPDLADRLSRWTSEVDVFATYRIDEQLAKALDRKVWLPSGGSLVIDKTEAMIVIDVNTGKFTGQGGNLEETVTRNNLEAAEEIVRQLRLRDLGGIVVIDFIDMVLESNRDLVLRRMLECLGRDRTKHQVAEVTSLGLVQMTRKRVGQGLLESFSETCVHCNGRGVIVHMEQPTAIGGGGNGKRSKRRGGRTEFDQHDHEVETVEPADTGAFETEAEVAAEAAAPRALPEPEFVADEELYSSPAEAEAAAGISGRRNRRRATRKATAPAGAPRGAVAPAPAPAPVVVDEPVTEPAETVLEPAAEFAAETAPAVETAPGVESAEVEEAAPKGRTRRRATRKATAPAPAAEVAPEPVVVAEPEPVVVAEPEPVVEPEPEAVVAEVEAPAEEAPVVEAAPARPRRRATRKATAPAGSPAGAAEAAVLVVEAPVTEAPAPAEEAAPVAEEAAPAKKAAKKAPAKKATAAKKAPAKKAAAAKKTVAKKAATTKKTAAKRATKKTAAAEQQSLPSVSAPAEA, encoded by the coding sequence ATGCCCAACAACGAAAACGACATCACTTCCGCTGGTAGCGCCGACAGTGGCAGCCCCAGCGACAACCTGCCGCCGCGCCGTCGCCGCCGCGCCGCTTCCCGGCCCGCGGGCCCGCCCGGTGGCGTCGTCGCCGATACGGCTCCGGTGACCGAGGCCGCCCCGGCCGCCCCCGCCGAAGAGGCCGCTCCGGCCGCCGGCCCTGCCCGTCCCCGCCGCCGTGCGACCCGCGCCGTCGCCGCTCCGGCGACCCCGGCCGCCGAGGCCGTCGTCGAGGTCCCGGCCGCCGAGCCCAAGGCCGAGCCCAAGTCCGCCGAGCCGGCCCCGGTCGCCGAGGAGCCCGCGGCTCCCGCTCCGCGGACCCGCCGTCGCGCCACCCGCGCCGTCGCCGCCCCGGAGGCTCCGGCCGCCGAGGTTCCGGCTGCCGAGGCCCCCGCGCCGGTGGCCGAGGAGGCTCCGGCTGCTCCGGCTCCGCGTGCCCGTCGTCGTGCCACCCGTGCCGTGGCGGCTCCGGCCGCCGAGGCCGCCGCCGTCGTCGAGGCTCCGGCCGTCGAGGCCCCCGCGCCCGTGGTCGAGGAGGCTCCGGCCGCTCCGGCTCCGCGTGCCCGTCGTCGTGCCACCCGTGCCGTGGCGGCTCCGGCCGCCGAGGCCGCCGCCGTCGTCGAGGCTCCGGCCGCCGAGGCCCCCGCGCCCGTGGTCGAGGCCGCGCCGGTGGCCGAGGAGGCTCCGGCCGCTCCGGCTCCGCGTGCCCGTCGTCGTGCCACCCGCGCCGTCGCGGCTCCGGCCGCCGAAGCCGCCGCCGTGGCCGAGGCCCCCGCCGCCGAGCCCGCACCCGTCGCGGAGGAGGCCCCCAAGGCCACCCGCGCCGTGACCGTCGCCGACGCCGTGGACTCGCCCAAGCGCGGTGGCCGCCGTCGCGCCACCCGCTCCGCCGCTCCGGCCGCCGCCGCCCCGCAGCCGGCCGACCGGCCCGCCGAGAGCGTCGAGCCCGCGGCCCCGGCCCGTGCCCGCCGCGCCGCGCGTCCCGCCGTCGCCGTCTTCCAGGCCCCGGTCTTCGCCGAGCCGATGTTCCAGACCCCCGAGACGGCTGCCATGGCCGCCGCGGCTGCTCGCGCCGCCGCCCCGGCCGAGGAGGTCGAGGAGGAAGAGGAGACCGAGCTCGTCGAGGCCGAGGTCACCACGGCCCCCGTCGCGCAGCCGGCCGGCCGTCGCCGTCGCCGTGGGCGCGGCGCCGCCGAGTCCGCTCCGGCCGCCGAGTCCGCCCCGGTCTCCCTTCCCGAGGTGCTCGCGGAGGAGGAGCCGGCGGCCGAGGCCGCCGAGCTGGAGGAGGAGTCCGGCGAGTTCGAAGAGGGCGACGAGTCGGGCGAGCGCCCGTCGCGCCGTCGTCGTCGCGGTGGCCGTCGCCGCCGTCGCGGTGAGGCCGCCGATCTCGACGAGTCCGCCGAGGACGAGGCCGAGGCCCCCGAGCAGGACACCGCCGAGCGGGACGCCGAGGAGGAAGAGGACGAGGAGGCCGACGAGGCCCTCGGCTCCAGCTCCAGCCGCCGTCGTCGCCGTCGTCGCCGTCGCAGTGGCGAGGGCCCGGCCGAGTCCGCCGAAGCGGGTGACGAGGACGGTGTGCGTACCGTCGTCAAGGTCCGCGAGCCGCGCCCCGCGCGGGAGAAGGCCGAGTCCTCCGACGAGGTCCAGTCCATCAAGGGCTCGACCCGTCTGGAAGCGAAGAAGCAGCGCCGCCGCGAGGGCCGCGAGCAGGGCCGCCGCCGCGTCCCGATCATCACGGAGGCCGAGTTCCTGGCCCGCCGTGAGGCCGTCGAGCGCGTCATGGTGGTCCGCCAGTCCGGCGAGCGCACCCAGATCGGCGTCCTTGAGGACAACGTGCTCGTCGAGCACTACGTCAACAAGGAAGAGGCCACGTCGTACGTCGGCAACGTCTACCTGGGCAAGGTCCAGAACGTGCTGCCGTCGATGGAGGCCGCCTTCATCGACATCGGCAAGGGCCGCAACGCCGTCCTGTACGCCGGCGAGGTCAACTTCGAGGCGCTCGGCATGGCCAACGGGCCGCGCCGCATCGAGTCCGCCCTCAAGTCCGGCCAGTCGGTCCTGGTGCAGGTCACCAAGGACCCGATCGGCCACAAGGGCGCCCGCCTGACCAGCCAGGTCTCGCTGCCCGGCCGCTACCTGGTCTACGTGCCCGAGGGCTCGATGACCGGCATCAGCCGCAAGCTGCCCGACACCGAGCGCGCGCGTCTGAAGACCATCCTCAAGAAGATCGTCCCCGAGGACGCGGGCGTCATCGTGCGCACCGCCGCCGAGGGTGCGAGCGAGGACGAGCTGCGCCGCGACGTCGAGCGTCTGCAGGCGCAGTGGGAGGACATCCAGAAGAAGTCGAAGCAGATCTCGACCTCTTCGCCGAGCCTGCTGTACGGCGAGCCGGACATGACCGTCCGCGTCGTGCGCGACATCTTCAACGAGGACTTCTCGAAGGTCATCGTCAGCGGCGACGGCGCCTGGGAGACCATCCACGGCTACGTGAACCACGTGGCCCCGGACCTGGCCGACCGGCTGTCGCGCTGGACCTCCGAGGTCGACGTCTTCGCGACGTACCGGATCGACGAGCAGCTCGCCAAGGCGCTCGACCGCAAGGTGTGGCTGCCCTCGGGCGGCTCGCTTGTGATCGACAAGACCGAGGCGATGATCGTCATCGACGTCAACACCGGCAAGTTCACCGGTCAGGGCGGCAACCTCGAAGAGACCGTCACCAGGAACAACCTGGAGGCGGCCGAGGAGATCGTGCGCCAGCTGCGGCTGCGCGACCTGGGCGGCATCGTCGTCATCGACTTCATCGACATGGTCCTGGAGTCCAACCGCGACCTGGTCCTGCGGCGCATGCTGGAGTGCCTGGGCCGCGACCGTACGAAGCACCAGGTGGCCGAGGTCACCTCGCTGGGCCTGGTCCAGATGACCCGCAAGCGGGTGGGCCAGGGTCTGCTGGAGTCCTTCTCCGAGACCTGTGTCCACTGCAACGGCCGCGGTGTCATCGTGCACATGGAGCAGCCGACCGCGATCGGCGGCGGTGGCAACGGCAAGCGCTCGAAGCGCCGTGGTGGCCGCACCGAGTTCGACCAGCACGACCACGAGGTCGAGACGGTCGAGCCCGCCGACACCGGGGCCTTCGAGACCGAGGCGGAGGTGGCCGCCGAGGCCGCCGCGCCGCGTGCGCTGCCCGAGCCGGAGTTCGTCGCGGACGAGGAGCTCTACAGCAGCCCGGCCGAGGCCGAGGCCGCCGCGGGCATCAGCGGTCGCCGCAACCGGCGCCGTGCGACCCGTAAGGCGACCGCTCCGGCGGGCGCCCCGCGCGGTGCGGTCGCTCCGGCCCCGGCCCCGGCCCCCGTGGTCGTGGACGAGCCGGTGACCGAGCCGGCCGAGACGGTGCTGGAGCCGGCTGCGGAGTTCGCCGCCGAGACCGCTCCTGCCGTCGAGACCGCTCCGGGCGTCGAGAGCGCCGAGGTGGAGGAGGCCGCGCCGAAGGGCCGTACCCGTCGCCGCGCGACCCGTAAGGCCACCGCCCCGGCCCCCGCGGCCGAGGTGGCCCCGGAGCCGGTCGTCGTCGCGGAGCCGGAGCCGGTCGTGGTCGCGGAGCCCGAGCCGGTCGTCGAGCCCGAGCCCGAGGCCGTCGTCGCCGAGGTCGAGGCCCCCGCCGAGGAGGCTCCCGTCGTGGAGGCCGCCCCGGCCCGCCCGCGCCGCCGTGCCACCCGCAAGGCCACCGCACCCGCCGGTTCCCCGGCGGGCGCGGCAGAGGCCGCCGTGCTGGTCGTCGAGGCGCCCGTGACCGAGGCCCCCGCGCCGGCCGAGGAGGCCGCACCGGTGGCCGAGGAGGCCGCACCGGCCAAGAAGGCCGCCAAGAAGGCTCCGGCCAAGAAGGCGACCGCGGCGAAGAAGGCCCCGGCCAAGAAGGCGGCGGCCGCCAAGAAGACCGTGGCCAAGAAGGCGGCCACGACCAAGAAGACCGCGGCGAAGCGGGCGACGAAGAAGACCGCGGCGGCGGAGCAGCAGTCGCTCCCGTCCGTCTCGGCTCCGGCCGAAGCCTGA
- a CDS encoding glycosyltransferase family 2 protein, which yields MNSSNLPTVSVVVIAYNDAGLVGEAVSSALAQGPVVTEVIAVNDASSDGTARVLDELAAVHPRLKVVHRTENSGGCGTPRNDGIAAASGRYVLFLDSDDVLPPGAADALVRTAEEHKAPVTVGAAVRRELPQHHDVPWMPGLHTPGEVIERPVDRPGLVRDTLCVNKLYERSFLQEHGLRFPDGRFVYEDFVFTARVLAAAPRIAVTGDLVYVWHVRRSAAQVSISLDRKDVGNWRSRIEAHRTAAGILTDASPVLGSACRMKFLEYDLRMYLRELGRDPEYQAAWWTLTREYVDTFPEADIESAAAHARWIVSVLRATATPPADVERLTRLAAEPPRLLPPYATGPAGVPVWSEELPVELAGLPVLPVGELPVTVDAEPAGRAAVRIHLHDLYGRLAEAGPVTAQLRFLPRAGGEAVLAQPVELHPESGGGWTAVLPFRLADLAVTGRRQGLRRMQAWNVGVGVQCADGSSVFTSLRPRGRLLRRRALPSSRYGVLLAQPYRTGAGALALRLAPGAEGALYLVRNRLHRARAGRGAG from the coding sequence GTGAACAGCAGCAACCTCCCCACGGTTTCCGTCGTGGTCATCGCGTACAACGACGCCGGGCTCGTGGGCGAGGCCGTTTCCTCGGCCCTCGCCCAGGGCCCGGTCGTCACCGAGGTCATCGCGGTGAACGACGCCTCGTCCGACGGCACCGCGCGGGTGCTGGACGAGCTGGCCGCCGTCCACCCCCGCCTCAAGGTCGTCCACCGGACGGAGAACAGCGGCGGGTGCGGCACCCCGCGCAACGACGGGATCGCGGCTGCTTCCGGCCGGTACGTCCTCTTCCTCGACAGCGACGACGTCCTGCCACCGGGAGCGGCCGACGCCCTGGTGCGCACCGCCGAGGAGCACAAGGCCCCGGTCACCGTCGGCGCGGCGGTACGGCGCGAGCTGCCCCAGCACCACGACGTCCCGTGGATGCCCGGACTGCACACCCCGGGCGAGGTGATCGAGCGGCCGGTGGACCGGCCCGGACTCGTCCGTGACACCCTGTGCGTCAACAAGCTGTACGAGCGCTCCTTCCTCCAGGAACACGGACTGCGCTTCCCCGACGGCCGGTTCGTCTACGAGGACTTCGTCTTCACCGCCCGCGTGCTCGCCGCGGCCCCCCGGATCGCCGTCACCGGCGACCTCGTCTACGTCTGGCACGTCCGCCGCAGCGCCGCCCAGGTGTCGATCTCCCTGGACCGCAAGGACGTCGGGAACTGGCGCTCCCGCATCGAGGCCCACCGCACGGCCGCCGGGATCCTCACCGACGCGTCCCCGGTGCTGGGCAGCGCCTGCCGGATGAAGTTCCTGGAGTACGACCTGCGCATGTACCTGCGCGAGCTGGGCCGCGACCCCGAGTACCAGGCCGCCTGGTGGACCCTGACCCGCGAGTACGTCGACACCTTCCCCGAGGCCGACATCGAGTCCGCCGCGGCCCACGCCCGCTGGATCGTCTCCGTGCTGCGCGCCACCGCGACCCCGCCCGCCGACGTCGAGCGGCTCACCCGGCTGGCCGCCGAACCGCCGCGGCTGCTGCCCCCGTACGCGACCGGGCCCGCCGGGGTTCCGGTGTGGAGCGAGGAGCTCCCGGTCGAGCTCGCGGGTCTGCCCGTGCTGCCGGTCGGCGAGCTGCCGGTCACCGTCGACGCCGAACCGGCCGGCCGCGCCGCCGTCCGGATCCACCTGCACGACCTGTACGGGCGCCTCGCCGAGGCCGGGCCCGTCACCGCGCAGCTGAGGTTCCTGCCCCGTGCGGGCGGCGAGGCGGTCCTCGCGCAGCCGGTCGAGCTGCACCCCGAAAGCGGCGGCGGCTGGACCGCCGTACTGCCGTTCCGCCTCGCCGACCTGGCCGTCACGGGCCGCCGTCAGGGGCTGCGCAGGATGCAGGCGTGGAACGTCGGGGTGGGCGTGCAGTGTGCCGACGGGAGCTCGGTGTTCACCTCCTTGCGCCCCCGGGGCCGGCTGCTTCGCCGTCGGGCGCTGCCCAGCAGCCGGTACGGTGTGCTGCTGGCGCAGCCCTACCGGACGGGGGCCGGCGCCCTGGCGCTGCGCCTCGCGCCCGGCGCCGAGGGTGCGCTGTACCTCGTACGCAACCGGCTCCACCGGGCCCGGGCGGGCCGTGGGGCGGGCTGA
- the rplU gene encoding 50S ribosomal protein L21 has protein sequence MYAIVRSGGRQHKVAVGDIVEVDKISTAKVGDTVELSTLLVVDGEAVTSDPWVLAGIKVTAEVVDHHKGAKIDILRYKNKTGYRRRQGHRQQYTAIKVTGIPAAAK, from the coding sequence GTGTACGCCATCGTGCGCAGCGGTGGTCGCCAGCACAAGGTTGCTGTCGGCGACATCGTTGAGGTTGACAAGATTTCCACTGCCAAGGTTGGCGACACGGTCGAGCTCTCGACCCTGCTCGTTGTCGACGGCGAAGCCGTGACCAGCGACCCGTGGGTCCTGGCCGGCATCAAGGTCACGGCCGAGGTTGTGGACCACCACAAGGGCGCCAAGATCGACATCCTGCGCTACAAGAACAAGACCGGCTACCGCCGTCGCCAGGGTCACCGCCAGCAGTACACGGCGATCAAGGTCACCGGTATCCCCGCGGCTGCGAAGTAA
- a CDS encoding TIGR03936 family radical SAM-associated protein: MQRIRLRYTKRGRLRFTSHRDFQRAFERALRRAEVPMAYSAGFTPHPRVSYANAAPTGTGSEAEYLEIALAEPRAPEKLRELLDESMPTGLDIIDAVEARTSGLADRLTASVWELRLDGVELAEAERAVTAFLAAETVEVQRRTKNGMRTFDTRGAVVSLEALPAPADRPLDNACAILRLVVRHLTPAVRPDDVLSGLRAVADLAPPVPSAVTRLAQGLFDEESGTVTDPLAPDREADTAAPPTAAVPADAKAPEGPAA; the protein is encoded by the coding sequence GTGCAGCGCATCCGACTGCGCTACACCAAGCGCGGCCGCCTCCGGTTCACCAGCCACCGCGACTTCCAGCGAGCCTTCGAGCGGGCCCTGCGCCGCGCCGAGGTGCCGATGGCGTACTCGGCCGGCTTCACCCCGCACCCGCGCGTCTCGTACGCGAACGCCGCTCCGACCGGCACCGGCAGCGAGGCCGAGTACCTGGAGATCGCCCTCGCCGAGCCCCGCGCCCCCGAGAAGCTCCGTGAGCTGCTCGACGAGTCGATGCCCACCGGACTCGACATCATCGACGCCGTCGAGGCCCGTACCTCGGGTCTCGCCGACCGGCTGACCGCCTCCGTGTGGGAGCTGCGCCTGGACGGCGTGGAGCTCGCCGAGGCCGAGCGGGCCGTGACGGCCTTCCTCGCCGCCGAGACCGTGGAGGTGCAGCGTCGGACCAAGAACGGAATGCGGACCTTCGACACGCGTGGCGCGGTCGTGAGTCTGGAAGCGCTTCCCGCCCCGGCTGATAGGCCGCTGGACAATGCCTGTGCGATACTGCGGCTGGTTGTTCGGCATCTGACACCTGCCGTGCGACCCGACGACGTCCTGTCCGGTCTCCGAGCTGTGGCCGACCTGGCGCCGCCGGTCCCCTCAGCGGTGACCAGGCTGGCGCAGGGGCTCTTCGACGAGGAGTCCGGCACGGTGACCGACCCGCTCGCGCCCGACCGCGAGGCCGACACGGCCGCCCCACCCACGGCCGCCGTACCGGCCGACGCGAAGGCGCCGGAAGGTCCCGCCGCGTAA
- the galE gene encoding UDP-glucose 4-epimerase GalE — protein sequence MTFLITGGAGYIGAHVVRAMRLAGEEVVVFDDLSTGDEDRVPEGVPLVVGSVLDRLALEEVIRKHKITGVVHLAGKKQVGESVEKPMYYYHENVQGLAVLLQAVADAGIRNFLFSSSASVYGMPDVDLVTEDTPCKPLSPYGETKLAGEWLVRAAGRAHGISTACLRYFNVAGAAAPELADTGVFNLVPMVFERYDAGQGAKIFGDDYPTPDGTCIRDYIHVEDLAEAHVAAARKLAEWAAAGDYKDLTVNIGRGEGVSVAEMVDLMNKNTGHDIDPVICPRRPGDPAKVVASADKITGELGWKARHDVREMVTSAWAGWEANKVARKDAHRDVHRP from the coding sequence ATGACGTTTCTGATCACCGGTGGCGCCGGATACATCGGCGCGCACGTCGTCCGCGCGATGCGGCTCGCGGGGGAGGAGGTCGTCGTCTTCGACGACCTGTCCACGGGCGACGAGGACCGCGTACCGGAAGGCGTCCCGCTGGTGGTCGGCTCCGTCCTCGACCGGCTGGCCCTCGAAGAGGTCATCCGCAAGCACAAGATCACCGGCGTGGTGCACCTGGCGGGCAAGAAGCAGGTCGGCGAGTCCGTCGAGAAGCCGATGTACTACTACCACGAGAACGTGCAGGGCCTCGCCGTCCTGCTCCAGGCCGTGGCCGACGCGGGCATCCGCAACTTCCTCTTCTCCTCCTCCGCCTCCGTCTACGGCATGCCCGACGTGGACCTGGTCACCGAGGACACGCCGTGCAAGCCGCTGAGCCCCTACGGGGAGACCAAGCTGGCCGGGGAGTGGCTGGTGCGCGCCGCCGGCCGGGCGCACGGCATCTCCACCGCCTGCCTGCGCTACTTCAACGTGGCGGGCGCAGCGGCCCCCGAGCTCGCCGACACCGGCGTCTTCAACCTGGTCCCGATGGTCTTCGAGCGCTACGACGCAGGCCAGGGCGCCAAGATCTTCGGTGACGACTACCCGACCCCGGACGGCACCTGCATCCGCGACTACATCCACGTCGAGGACCTCGCGGAGGCCCATGTCGCGGCCGCCCGCAAGCTCGCCGAATGGGCCGCGGCCGGTGACTACAAGGACCTCACCGTCAACATCGGGCGCGGCGAGGGCGTCTCCGTCGCCGAGATGGTCGACCTCATGAACAAGAACACCGGACACGACATCGACCCCGTGATCTGCCCGCGCCGCCCCGGCGACCCGGCGAAGGTCGTGGCATCGGCCGACAAGATCACCGGGGAGCTGGGCTGGAAGGCCCGGCACGACGTCCGTGAGATGGTCACCTCCGCCTGGGCGGGCTGGGAGGCCAACAAGGTGGCCCGCAAGGACGCCCACCGGGACGTCCACCGCCCCTGA
- the rpmA gene encoding 50S ribosomal protein L27 gives MAHKKGASSTRNGRDSNAQRLGVKRFGGQVVSAGEILVRQRGTHFHPGSGVGRGGDDTLFALQAGSVQFGTHRGRKVVNIVPAA, from the coding sequence ATGGCACACAAGAAGGGCGCATCGTCCACCCGGAACGGGCGCGACTCCAATGCCCAGCGGCTCGGCGTGAAGCGCTTCGGCGGTCAGGTCGTTTCCGCTGGTGAGATCCTCGTCCGCCAGCGCGGCACCCACTTCCACCCGGGTTCGGGTGTCGGTCGTGGTGGCGACGACACGCTGTTCGCGCTGCAGGCCGGTTCGGTCCAGTTCGGCACGCACCGTGGCCGCAAGGTCGTCAACATCGTTCCGGCCGCCTGA
- the obgE gene encoding GTPase ObgE produces MTTFVDRVELHVAAGNGGHGCASVHREKFKPLGGPDGGNGGRGGDVILVVEQAITTLLDYHHSPHRKATNGKPGEGGNRSGKDGQDLILPVPDGTVVLDKEGNVLADLVGQGTTYVAAEGGRGGLGNAALSSARRKAPGFALLGVPGTTGDIVLELKTVADVALVGFPSAGKSSLISVLSSAKPKIADYPFTTLVPNLGVVTAGSTVYTIADVPGLIPGASQGRGLGLEFLRHVERCSVLVHVLDTATLESDRDPIADLDVIEEELKLYGGGLEKRPRLVVLNKVDIPDGQELADMVRPDLEARGYKVFEVSAVARTGLKELSYFLAEGIAKARARKPKQEATRVVIRPKAVDDSGFTVTYDEVEDVYNVRGEKPERWVRQTDFNNDEAVGYLADRLNRLGVEDALKKAGARAGDGVAIGSDENAVVFDWEPTMMAGAEMLGRRGEDHRMEAPRPATQRRKERDAKRGDSAQQEYDEFRPF; encoded by the coding sequence ATGACCACCTTCGTGGACCGCGTCGAGCTGCACGTCGCCGCGGGTAACGGGGGCCACGGCTGCGCCTCCGTTCACCGGGAGAAGTTCAAGCCGCTGGGCGGCCCCGACGGCGGCAACGGCGGCCGTGGCGGTGACGTCATCCTGGTGGTGGAGCAGGCGATCACGACCCTGCTGGACTACCACCACAGCCCCCACCGCAAGGCCACCAACGGCAAGCCCGGCGAGGGCGGCAACCGCTCCGGCAAGGACGGCCAGGACCTGATCCTGCCCGTGCCGGACGGCACCGTCGTCCTCGACAAGGAGGGCAACGTCCTCGCCGACCTCGTCGGCCAGGGCACCACCTACGTGGCCGCCGAGGGCGGCCGCGGCGGCCTCGGCAACGCCGCGCTCTCCTCCGCCCGCCGCAAGGCCCCCGGCTTCGCCCTCCTCGGCGTCCCCGGCACCACCGGCGACATCGTCCTGGAGCTCAAGACCGTCGCCGACGTGGCGCTGGTCGGCTTCCCGAGCGCCGGCAAGTCCTCGCTGATCTCGGTGCTGTCCTCGGCCAAGCCGAAGATCGCGGACTACCCCTTCACCACCCTCGTCCCGAACCTGGGCGTCGTCACGGCCGGTTCGACGGTCTACACGATCGCCGACGTCCCGGGCCTGATCCCCGGCGCCAGCCAGGGCCGTGGCCTGGGCCTGGAGTTCCTGCGCCACGTCGAGCGCTGCTCGGTGCTGGTGCACGTCCTGGACACCGCCACGCTGGAGTCCGACCGCGACCCGATCGCCGACCTCGACGTCATCGAGGAGGAGCTCAAGCTCTACGGCGGCGGACTGGAGAAGCGCCCGCGTCTCGTCGTCCTCAACAAGGTCGACATCCCGGACGGCCAGGAGCTCGCCGACATGGTCCGCCCGGACCTGGAGGCCCGCGGCTACAAGGTCTTCGAGGTCTCCGCGGTCGCCCGTACGGGTCTGAAGGAGCTCTCCTACTTCCTCGCCGAGGGCATCGCGAAGGCCCGCGCCCGCAAGCCGAAGCAGGAGGCGACCCGTGTCGTCATCCGCCCGAAGGCCGTGGACGACTCCGGCTTCACCGTCACCTACGACGAGGTCGAGGACGTCTACAACGTGCGCGGCGAGAAGCCGGAGCGCTGGGTCCGCCAGACCGACTTCAACAACGACGAGGCCGTCGGCTACCTGGCCGACCGCCTCAACCGCCTCGGTGTCGAGGACGCGCTCAAGAAGGCCGGCGCCCGCGCCGGTGACGGTGTGGCCATCGGCTCGGACGAGAACGCGGTCGTCTTCGACTGGGAGCCGACCATGATGGCCGGCGCCGAGATGCTGGGCCGCCGCGGCGAGGACCACCGTATGGAGGCCCCGCGCCCGGCCACGCAGCGGCGCAAGGAGCGGGACGCGAAGCGCGGGGACTCGGCGCAGCAGGAGTACGACGAGTTCCGGCCGTTCTGA